A window from Planococcus maritimus encodes these proteins:
- a CDS encoding cytochrome c biogenesis protein ResB: MDKLICKCGHENPPGTILCESCGRPLNEQEQDKKLADMRYEGTARRSQTYNKSIIDKIWNFFSSVKVGVGIIIVLLIAAALGTILPQKQYVPATTEADIEAYYTDIYGSIGTVYHALGFHDLYNSFWFISLVGMLAISLIIASLDRFVPLYRSLKNQRVLRHSSFMHKQRIVAEGPGDADTLKKAEEKLTGLKYKVSTDKNGLLAEKGRFSRWGPYVNHIGLIIFLFGVMLRMMPGFYVDETLWIREGETRAIPDAPGYVLESKGFTLETYTGEGEEEKFGEAIDRVGTVAKNYQTDVVLYKIPEGALPGDTADMEVVEEHAIRVNQPFKFDGYALYQMDFQQDELKTMSFALQNKETSESRGELTIDLVNPETTYELEDGSVVELLGYYPDFSGFENGEPQTATPLPKNPGFLVKMTTPDTPDGETSFITIQNTVEPLGDNDYKLAFQGVETRDASGLTVRKDRTLPILGLGGLIFMIGVAQGMYFNHRRFWIQQQADGSILLAGHTNKNWFGLKKDLDQVTEHASLPTYRDQQEDMEAQEKREGEQLT; encoded by the coding sequence ATGGACAAATTGATTTGCAAATGCGGCCATGAAAATCCGCCAGGCACTATTCTTTGTGAATCGTGCGGACGGCCGCTTAATGAACAAGAGCAAGACAAAAAGTTAGCGGATATGCGCTATGAAGGAACGGCCAGACGTTCCCAGACTTATAATAAGTCAATTATTGATAAAATCTGGAACTTCTTTTCAAGCGTGAAAGTGGGCGTCGGAATCATCATCGTCTTATTGATTGCCGCGGCACTCGGCACCATTTTGCCTCAAAAACAATACGTCCCAGCAACGACGGAAGCAGATATCGAGGCTTATTACACCGATATTTACGGCAGTATCGGGACGGTGTATCACGCACTCGGCTTCCATGATTTATACAATTCCTTCTGGTTTATCAGCCTGGTTGGGATGCTTGCGATTTCACTGATCATCGCGAGCCTCGACCGGTTTGTGCCGCTTTATAGATCCTTGAAAAACCAGCGAGTGCTGCGCCATTCCAGCTTTATGCATAAGCAGCGTATTGTGGCAGAAGGACCGGGAGATGCGGACACGCTTAAAAAAGCCGAAGAGAAATTAACCGGTTTGAAATACAAAGTGTCGACTGATAAAAATGGCTTACTTGCCGAGAAAGGCCGTTTTTCGCGCTGGGGCCCTTATGTTAATCACATAGGCTTGATCATCTTCTTGTTCGGTGTCATGTTGCGCATGATGCCTGGTTTTTATGTAGACGAAACTTTGTGGATACGTGAAGGTGAAACACGTGCGATTCCAGACGCGCCGGGATATGTATTAGAAAGCAAAGGGTTCACTTTAGAAACATACACAGGTGAAGGTGAAGAAGAAAAATTCGGTGAAGCGATCGACCGTGTTGGAACGGTAGCGAAAAACTACCAAACCGACGTCGTTCTCTACAAAATTCCAGAAGGCGCATTGCCTGGTGATACAGCCGATATGGAAGTAGTGGAAGAGCACGCCATTCGCGTCAACCAGCCGTTTAAATTTGACGGCTACGCTTTGTATCAGATGGATTTCCAGCAAGATGAGCTGAAAACCATGAGCTTCGCGTTGCAGAACAAGGAAACAAGTGAAAGCCGTGGAGAGTTGACAATCGATTTGGTCAATCCAGAAACCACTTATGAGCTTGAAGACGGCTCGGTCGTCGAGTTGCTCGGCTATTATCCTGATTTCTCCGGTTTCGAAAATGGTGAACCGCAAACAGCGACGCCGCTGCCGAAAAATCCAGGATTTCTCGTGAAAATGACAACTCCTGATACTCCGGATGGAGAAACGAGTTTCATCACGATTCAGAACACAGTTGAGCCGCTTGGAGATAACGATTACAAACTTGCCTTCCAGGGCGTCGAGACGCGTGATGCATCCGGCTTAACGGTACGTAAAGACCGCACTTTGCCGATTCTTGGGCTTGGCGGTTTGATCTTCATGATCGGCGTAGCCCAAGGCATGTACTTTAATCACCGCCGCTTCTGGATTCAACAGCAAGCGGATGGCAGCATATTGCTTGCGGGCCATACGAACAAAAACTGGTTCGGGTTGAAAAAAGATTTGGATCAAGTGACGGAACACGCTTCTCTTCCAACATATCGCGACCAACAGGAAGACATGGAAGCACAGGAGAAAAGGGAAGGTGAACAATTGACATGA
- the resA gene encoding thiol-disulfide oxidoreductase ResA, whose protein sequence is MSTEKKSNKKKNRTIMRSVILLLLVAAIGYTIYNSVTADEVEVLKVGDAAPDFTLTDLDGETHKLSDYEGQGVFLNFWGTWCEPCIKEMPAMASQFEVYEDQGVQVLAVNIAQSNFEVETFARQYGLNFPIVIDRDKSVMTAYNIRPLPTTMLVNPQGEIQRIVTGEMTEQDIAGFMEEIKPE, encoded by the coding sequence ATGAGTACGGAGAAAAAAAGCAACAAGAAGAAAAACAGGACGATCATGCGCTCCGTTATTTTGCTGTTACTAGTCGCAGCTATCGGTTATACGATTTACAATAGTGTGACCGCCGACGAAGTGGAAGTGCTGAAAGTGGGAGATGCGGCACCGGATTTCACGCTGACGGATCTTGACGGGGAAACCCATAAGCTGTCCGATTATGAGGGCCAAGGTGTATTCCTCAATTTCTGGGGCACATGGTGTGAGCCATGCATCAAAGAAATGCCCGCAATGGCCAGCCAGTTTGAAGTGTATGAAGATCAAGGCGTCCAAGTCCTCGCGGTGAATATTGCACAATCGAATTTTGAAGTCGAGACGTTCGCGCGTCAATACGGCCTCAATTTTCCAATTGTCATCGACCGCGATAAAAGCGTCATGACGGCATATAATATCCGCCCGCTTCCAACGACCATGCTGGTAAACCCACAAGGCGAAATCCAGCGCATCGTGACCGGTGAAATGACAGAGCAGGATATCGCAGGTTTTATGGAAGAAATCAAACCTGAATAA
- the scpB gene encoding SMC-Scp complex subunit ScpB, with the protein MKKNLLGQIEALLFVTGDDGLSFSQLQFLTEADADQVEEALNELKSRYSEGVFGIMLKELAGVYQLVTKPDMADTIQKLVENPTPQSLSQASLEVLAIVAYKQPITRVELEDLRGVKSEKALTTLAAKGLIQECGRAEGTGRAILYGTTDEFLNYFGLKNLKELPPLPEEMSEEPEEDADLFMTKFQEAFKEEVNA; encoded by the coding sequence ATGAAGAAGAACCTTTTGGGCCAAATTGAAGCATTGCTATTCGTTACAGGAGACGATGGTTTAAGTTTTAGCCAATTGCAGTTTTTGACAGAGGCCGACGCAGATCAAGTGGAAGAGGCGCTCAATGAGTTGAAGAGCCGCTATAGTGAAGGCGTTTTTGGCATCATGTTAAAAGAGTTGGCGGGTGTTTACCAGTTGGTGACGAAGCCCGACATGGCAGACACCATTCAAAAGCTAGTCGAGAATCCGACGCCCCAATCGCTGTCACAAGCGTCGCTTGAAGTGCTCGCGATTGTGGCTTATAAACAGCCGATTACGCGGGTGGAATTGGAAGATTTGCGCGGTGTGAAAAGTGAGAAAGCACTGACAACACTTGCTGCAAAAGGCTTAATCCAAGAATGCGGCCGCGCTGAAGGCACAGGGCGTGCCATTTTGTACGGCACGACTGACGAATTTCTCAATTACTTTGGGCTGAAAAACTTGAAGGAATTGCCTCCTCTACCTGAAGAGATGTCAGAGGAGCCAGAAGAAGACGCGGATCTCTTTATGACAAAATTTCAAGAAGCATTCAAAGAAGAAGTAAATGCATAG
- a CDS encoding response regulator transcription factor has protein sequence MSEEITILVVDDEERIRRLLKMYLEREGYMVEEAENGVEALEKATETDYHCILLDLMMPEKDGIEVATELRETKMTPIIMLTAKGEEANRVEGFESGADDYIVKPFSPREVVLRVKAILRRSSAYSPSTSSTVSKDLVVFPHLTIDHDAHRVTADGVEVNLTPKEYELLYFLAKSPDKVFDREHLLKEVWHYDFFGDLRTVDTHVKRLREKLNRVSESAAKMIVTVWGVGYKFEVGNE, from the coding sequence ATGTCTGAAGAAATTACAATTCTTGTAGTGGACGATGAAGAAAGAATCCGCCGCTTGTTAAAAATGTATCTCGAGCGTGAAGGATATATGGTTGAAGAAGCTGAAAACGGTGTGGAAGCATTGGAAAAAGCGACCGAGACGGATTACCATTGCATCTTGCTCGATCTCATGATGCCAGAAAAAGACGGCATTGAAGTGGCGACAGAACTACGTGAAACGAAAATGACGCCAATCATCATGCTAACAGCTAAAGGTGAGGAAGCAAACCGCGTGGAAGGCTTTGAATCTGGCGCAGACGATTACATCGTCAAACCGTTCAGCCCGCGTGAAGTGGTGCTGCGCGTCAAAGCGATTTTGCGCCGTTCTTCCGCCTATTCGCCATCTACAAGTTCGACCGTTTCAAAAGACCTGGTCGTTTTTCCACATTTGACGATTGACCACGATGCACACCGAGTAACAGCAGATGGCGTGGAAGTAAATTTGACGCCGAAAGAATACGAGCTATTGTATTTCCTGGCAAAATCGCCGGATAAAGTATTTGACCGGGAGCATTTACTGAAAGAAGTATGGCATTATGACTTTTTCGGTGATTTGCGTACGGTGGACACACATGTTAAACGCTTGCGCGAAAAACTCAATCGGGTGTCGGAATCCGCCGCTAAGATGATCGTCACCGTCTGGGGTGTCGGATACAAATTCGAGGTTGGCAATGAATAG
- a CDS encoding DUF309 domain-containing protein: protein MHPLSHPLFLQYIIHFNDERDYFECHEVGEEYWKQIAPKDKMHPLTGWIQLAVGMYHWRRSNYPGALRSLIRAKPKLAEPGIWTEGFDHPQLMQLLTESIQGVTNREPFEHRDLPLVAGQLVQAVEEQKQHYLAPELDEHFLMHKHRLRDRTEIIALRQQKKRRNL from the coding sequence ATGCATCCGCTTAGCCATCCCTTATTCCTTCAGTACATTATCCACTTCAATGATGAAAGAGATTATTTCGAATGTCATGAAGTCGGAGAAGAGTACTGGAAACAAATCGCTCCAAAAGACAAAATGCACCCTTTAACTGGTTGGATCCAATTGGCGGTCGGCATGTACCACTGGCGCCGCAGCAATTACCCGGGCGCGCTTCGTTCACTCATCCGGGCTAAACCGAAACTTGCCGAGCCTGGAATTTGGACCGAGGGCTTCGACCACCCGCAATTGATGCAATTGCTTACCGAATCGATACAAGGAGTGACCAATCGCGAGCCATTCGAACATCGTGACCTCCCGCTTGTAGCAGGCCAACTGGTTCAAGCCGTCGAAGAACAAAAGCAACATTATTTAGCCCCGGAGCTAGATGAGCACTTTTTGATGCACAAACACCGGCTGCGTGACCGGACAGAGATCATCGCGCTCAGACAACAGAAAAAAAGGCGGAACCTTTAA
- a CDS encoding segregation/condensation protein A — protein MSYEVKVDAFEGPLDLLLHLIHRLEIDIYDIPVSQITTQYMEHIRAMQVLELNEASEYLVMAATLLAIKSKTLLPVHEGEVDEIDYEFDEEDPRDELVSRLIEYKKYKEAAEELKKLENDRSILYSKAPADLSELNPPLELAVDDANAYDMLGAFQKMLRRKQLRAPLSTRVARQEVSIKEQMGSMVERLKSFKGRANFSELFPSDDQAVLVVSFLSLLELMKRQVIAVEQQKNFTELSVELRKETWQDEEEPFGPN, from the coding sequence ATGTCTTACGAAGTGAAAGTGGATGCCTTTGAAGGCCCGCTAGATTTATTATTGCATTTAATCCATCGTTTGGAAATCGATATTTACGATATTCCCGTTTCTCAAATCACTACACAGTATATGGAGCATATCCGTGCAATGCAAGTGCTCGAACTCAATGAGGCGAGCGAATACTTGGTAATGGCGGCGACGTTGCTTGCGATTAAAAGCAAAACGCTGCTTCCGGTGCATGAAGGGGAAGTAGATGAAATCGATTACGAATTCGATGAAGAAGACCCTCGCGATGAATTGGTATCGAGGCTGATTGAATACAAGAAATACAAAGAAGCGGCGGAGGAACTGAAGAAACTGGAGAATGACAGGTCGATACTTTATTCTAAAGCTCCTGCAGATTTATCGGAACTGAATCCGCCGTTAGAACTCGCTGTTGATGATGCCAATGCTTATGATATGCTCGGCGCATTTCAGAAGATGCTACGGCGGAAGCAGTTAAGAGCGCCTTTATCAACGCGTGTCGCTCGCCAAGAAGTTTCCATCAAAGAGCAGATGGGCTCCATGGTTGAACGGTTAAAATCGTTTAAAGGTCGAGCTAATTTTTCTGAGCTTTTCCCGTCAGATGACCAAGCCGTTCTCGTTGTGTCGTTTTTATCTTTACTCGAATTGATGAAGCGACAAGTGATTGCGGTCGAACAGCAAAAGAATTTCACCGAATTGTCGGTGGAACTGAGAAAGGAAACGTGGCAAGATGAAGAAGAACCTTTTGGGCCAAATTGA
- a CDS encoding pyrimidine-nucleoside phosphorylase has translation MRMVDLIEKKRDGHELSTEEIRFIISGYTNGEIADYQLSSFLMAVFFQDMSERERADLTMAMAESGDQIDLSAIEGIKVDKHSTGGVGDTTTLVLGPLVAACGVPVAKMSGRGLGHTGGTIDKLEAIDGFHVELSTQDFIQQVNEHKLAVIGQSGNLTPADKKMYALRDVTATVNSIPLIASSIMSKKIAAGADAIVLDVKTGEGAFMKTEEDAKKLAHAMVGIGNATGRKTMAIISDMSQPLGFAIGNALEVKEAIETLQGKGPADLTELCLVLGSQMVVVGGKADTLEEARAMLEGVIKDGSALEAFRQLIKDQGGNPAVVDDLSLLPQAKFVTELPAKQDGYVSYMEADEIGTAAMVLGAGRATKDSVIDLSVGLVLNKKVGDFVKQGESLATIYSNTQDLAECQEMLYNSIEYSNEPVEAIQLVSALITD, from the coding sequence ATGAGAATGGTAGACTTGATCGAAAAGAAACGCGATGGCCACGAGCTGTCCACAGAAGAAATCCGTTTTATTATTTCAGGCTATACAAATGGTGAAATCGCCGATTATCAATTGAGCTCATTTTTAATGGCGGTATTTTTCCAGGATATGAGTGAGCGCGAGCGTGCCGACTTGACGATGGCGATGGCAGAATCAGGCGATCAAATTGATCTGTCGGCCATTGAAGGCATTAAAGTTGATAAGCACTCTACAGGAGGCGTCGGCGATACGACAACACTCGTTCTCGGGCCGCTCGTTGCAGCTTGTGGCGTGCCGGTTGCGAAAATGAGCGGGCGAGGACTTGGCCATACTGGCGGGACCATCGACAAACTCGAAGCGATAGACGGATTCCACGTAGAACTGTCAACACAAGACTTTATCCAGCAGGTAAACGAACACAAACTGGCTGTCATCGGCCAAAGCGGCAATTTGACACCTGCAGATAAAAAAATGTATGCCTTGCGTGATGTGACAGCGACTGTCAATAGCATTCCGCTCATCGCGAGCTCCATTATGAGCAAAAAAATCGCAGCTGGGGCCGATGCCATCGTCCTCGATGTGAAAACTGGCGAAGGCGCATTCATGAAAACCGAGGAAGATGCTAAGAAATTGGCACATGCCATGGTCGGCATCGGTAACGCGACTGGGCGCAAAACGATGGCAATTATTTCTGATATGAGCCAGCCGCTCGGATTTGCGATTGGTAATGCTTTGGAAGTGAAAGAGGCGATTGAAACGCTGCAAGGCAAAGGCCCAGCAGATCTTACGGAACTATGTCTCGTGCTCGGCAGCCAAATGGTCGTCGTCGGCGGCAAGGCAGACACTTTGGAAGAGGCGCGTGCCATGCTCGAAGGCGTCATCAAAGATGGCTCTGCACTTGAAGCGTTCCGCCAATTGATCAAAGACCAAGGCGGCAATCCGGCTGTTGTGGACGATCTTAGTTTGTTGCCGCAAGCAAAATTCGTCACGGAACTGCCAGCAAAACAAGACGGTTATGTATCCTACATGGAAGCCGACGAAATCGGGACAGCGGCGATGGTGCTTGGCGCAGGACGCGCGACGAAAGATTCGGTCATCGATCTATCGGTCGGCTTAGTGCTCAACAAGAAAGTTGGCGATTTCGTCAAACAAGGCGAGTCACTGGCTACCATTTATTCCAACACACAAGACCTCGCGGAATGCCAGGAAATGTTATACAATAGTATCGAGTATTCAAACGAGCCGGTTGAAGCAATTCAGCTTGTCTCCGCTTTGATCACCGATTAA
- the lysA gene encoding diaminopimelate decarboxylase, translating into MHLYGTQAINEQGHLTIGGVDAVDLAAQYSTPLFVYDIQLFRERAQAFQKTFENEQIGYQVAYASKAFSGIAIYQVAAKEGLSLDVVSGGELYTAIQSGFPKEKIHFHGNNKSQAEIDMAFDEEIGCIVVDNFHEIELLKKTAEQRKQKMNILLRVTPGIEAHTHDYITTGQEDSKFGFDLNNGQADRAFEQTYSHEYLELIGLHCHIGSQIFDTAAFQMASEKLLLKMALWNKEYSYTCSVLNLGGGFGIRYTEEDAPLEPAVYVKDMIRTVKSASEQAGFPLPEIWIEPGRSLIGDAGTTLYTIGSTKEVPDTRRYAAVDGGMSDNIRPALYGAKYSSLLANRAQDEAGQVYTIAGKCCESGDKLIEEAQLPHVSAGDILAIFCTGAYGYSMASNYNRITRPAVVFAEGGKHQLVIRRESFEDLIKNEVGYSQEEAER; encoded by the coding sequence ATGCATTTATACGGGACGCAAGCAATCAACGAACAAGGCCATTTGACAATTGGGGGAGTAGACGCGGTCGACCTCGCCGCACAATACAGCACACCGCTTTTTGTTTACGACATCCAACTTTTCCGCGAACGTGCGCAAGCTTTTCAGAAAACCTTCGAGAACGAACAGATTGGCTACCAAGTCGCTTACGCCAGTAAAGCATTCTCCGGCATCGCCATCTATCAAGTTGCCGCTAAAGAAGGCTTGTCGCTCGACGTTGTCTCCGGTGGAGAACTTTACACCGCGATTCAAAGTGGATTTCCAAAAGAAAAAATCCATTTCCATGGCAACAATAAGAGCCAAGCGGAAATCGACATGGCATTTGATGAAGAGATTGGCTGCATCGTTGTCGATAATTTCCATGAAATCGAACTGCTGAAAAAAACAGCCGAACAGCGCAAGCAGAAGATGAATATCTTGCTGCGGGTGACACCGGGCATCGAAGCCCATACACATGACTATATTACGACCGGACAGGAAGACTCGAAGTTCGGGTTTGATTTGAACAACGGCCAGGCAGACCGCGCTTTTGAACAAACTTATAGCCACGAGTATCTCGAGTTGATTGGCCTGCATTGCCATATTGGCTCACAAATTTTCGATACGGCGGCTTTTCAAATGGCTTCTGAGAAATTGCTGCTGAAAATGGCATTGTGGAACAAGGAGTATTCCTATACCTGCAGCGTACTGAATTTAGGCGGTGGCTTTGGCATCCGCTATACCGAAGAAGATGCTCCGCTTGAACCTGCCGTTTACGTAAAAGACATGATCCGCACGGTTAAATCGGCATCCGAGCAAGCTGGATTTCCTTTGCCGGAAATTTGGATCGAGCCGGGTCGTTCATTGATCGGGGATGCAGGCACAACGCTTTATACAATTGGTTCGACAAAAGAAGTGCCGGACACGCGTCGCTATGCTGCGGTTGATGGCGGCATGTCTGATAATATCCGCCCTGCCCTTTATGGTGCCAAATACAGTTCCTTACTGGCCAACCGAGCACAGGACGAGGCTGGACAAGTTTACACGATCGCAGGAAAATGCTGTGAATCCGGTGATAAGCTAATAGAGGAAGCCCAATTGCCGCATGTGTCTGCTGGTGACATTCTGGCTATCTTTTGTACCGGCGCATATGGCTATTCCATGGCGAGTAATTACAACCGGATCACCCGTCCGGCTGTCGTCTTTGCAGAAGGCGGCAAGCACCAGCTCGTCATCCGGCGCGAAAGCTTCGAAGACTTGATCAAGAATGAAGTAGGGTATTCGCAAGAGGAGGCAGAACGGTGA
- a CDS encoding pseudouridine synthase — translation MERLQKVMAHAGIASRRKAEQMILDGKVKVNGKTVKELGIKVTPSDKIEVEGVQMEKERKVYFLLYKPRGVISAVSDDKNRKVVTDFFPNVEERIYPVGRLDYDTSGLLLLTNDGEFANSLTHPKFEIDKTYVARLKGIPAREDLQKLERGIKLEDGMTAPAKVKLLSADAKASKAIVQITIHEGRNRQVRRMFEAIGFPVQKLSREQFAFLTLHSLNAGESRELSPHEVKQLRVLADTGKRR, via the coding sequence ATGGAAAGATTGCAAAAGGTAATGGCGCATGCAGGAATTGCATCTAGGCGCAAAGCAGAACAAATGATTTTGGATGGAAAAGTGAAAGTGAACGGCAAAACGGTTAAGGAATTGGGCATCAAAGTGACCCCTTCCGATAAAATTGAAGTGGAAGGCGTGCAAATGGAGAAAGAACGCAAAGTCTATTTTCTACTCTATAAGCCGCGCGGCGTTATTTCGGCAGTGTCCGATGACAAAAACCGCAAAGTAGTCACGGATTTCTTCCCGAACGTCGAAGAACGCATTTATCCTGTCGGGCGTCTTGATTACGACACTTCAGGATTGCTGCTGTTGACAAACGATGGCGAATTCGCCAATAGCCTGACTCACCCGAAGTTTGAAATCGACAAGACGTATGTCGCGCGGCTAAAGGGTATTCCAGCCAGAGAAGATCTTCAAAAACTAGAGCGCGGCATTAAATTGGAAGATGGCATGACAGCGCCGGCGAAAGTGAAATTATTGTCAGCGGATGCGAAAGCTTCAAAAGCGATTGTCCAAATCACGATTCACGAAGGACGCAACCGTCAAGTCCGCCGCATGTTCGAAGCAATCGGCTTCCCGGTGCAGAAACTCAGTCGTGAACAATTTGCTTTTTTGACGCTGCATAGCCTGAACGCCGGCGAATCGAGAGAGCTAAGCCCTCACGAAGTGAAACAATTGCGCGTTCTGGCGGATACAGGCAAACGGCGCTAA
- a CDS encoding GNAT family N-acetyltransferase, whose amino-acid sequence MLYRYKKSFEKIAMGLLSFMPRERELKKLQQTMHIYEENPEWQLFLWKKEDDFVGLLGVEVSEDHYTIHHVSVNPSHRGDGIGHQMIDKIQDMMQHREMRATDETEAFLNKCPVKKGGL is encoded by the coding sequence ATGTTATACAGATACAAAAAATCATTTGAAAAGATCGCCATGGGCTTATTGTCATTCATGCCTAGAGAGCGCGAACTGAAAAAGCTGCAGCAGACGATGCACATTTACGAAGAAAATCCGGAATGGCAATTATTCCTTTGGAAAAAAGAGGACGACTTTGTCGGATTACTAGGTGTGGAAGTCTCAGAAGATCATTACACTATTCATCATGTATCGGTGAATCCATCCCATCGGGGCGACGGGATCGGCCATCAAATGATCGACAAGATTCAAGACATGATGCAGCACCGGGAAATGCGGGCTACTGACGAAACCGAAGCTTTCCTGAATAAATGCCCAGTAAAAAAAGGCGGCCTTTAA
- the ccsB gene encoding c-type cytochrome biogenesis protein CcsB produces the protein MTLADISSNLLYVAFIAYLIATFVFGGAVKGNKKGTFRSEQRWGKVAITITVIGFVSQVGYFITRWMVTGHAPISNMFEFTTAFGMTLVGGFIILYALYRTAVLGMIVLPIALLIIAYASMFPSEVSPLIPALQTNWLAIHVITVVVAEGILAISAAAGLIYLLKVVDQKKKSKQRFWLEAIMYSLVLVLGFVVTSTFFTLTNYEADFAYVNKDGQPSEITYNMPAIFGMNEFEPMTDGALTPLVEMPPIVHAGKLTTVFWSLVVGTVLYALIRLVFRKRISAMLQPFTKNVNLQLMDEINYRSVIIGFPIFSLGALIFAMIWAQIAWSRFWGWDPKEVWALVTFLFYAAYLHLRLGRGWAGEKSAWLAVIGFVIIMFNLVAVNLIIAGLHSYA, from the coding sequence ATGACATTAGCCGATATCAGTTCCAATCTATTATACGTAGCCTTTATCGCTTACCTAATCGCAACGTTTGTCTTTGGTGGTGCCGTAAAAGGCAATAAAAAAGGCACATTCAGATCTGAACAGCGTTGGGGCAAAGTCGCCATCACCATCACGGTTATCGGTTTCGTTTCACAAGTGGGCTATTTCATCACACGATGGATGGTCACAGGCCATGCGCCAATCAGTAATATGTTCGAATTCACGACTGCCTTCGGAATGACTTTAGTCGGCGGATTCATTATACTTTATGCCTTGTATCGCACGGCAGTGCTAGGAATGATCGTTTTGCCGATCGCCTTATTGATCATCGCTTACGCTAGCATGTTCCCGAGCGAAGTGAGCCCGTTGATTCCGGCTCTTCAAACAAACTGGTTGGCGATACACGTTATCACTGTAGTTGTTGCAGAAGGAATCTTGGCGATCAGTGCGGCAGCTGGCTTGATTTATTTGCTAAAAGTCGTCGATCAAAAGAAAAAGTCGAAGCAGCGCTTTTGGCTTGAAGCCATCATGTATTCGCTCGTCTTGGTGCTTGGTTTTGTTGTGACGAGCACATTCTTCACATTGACGAATTACGAAGCGGATTTCGCTTATGTCAACAAAGATGGACAACCATCGGAAATCACTTATAATATGCCGGCAATTTTTGGCATGAACGAATTTGAGCCGATGACAGATGGCGCATTGACGCCGTTGGTAGAAATGCCGCCAATCGTCCATGCTGGAAAATTGACTACGGTATTTTGGTCGCTCGTGGTCGGTACGGTGTTATATGCATTGATTCGACTGGTCTTCCGGAAACGGATTTCCGCTATGCTTCAGCCGTTTACAAAAAACGTTAACTTGCAATTGATGGACGAGATCAATTATCGGTCGGTTATCATCGGCTTCCCGATCTTTTCACTCGGTGCATTAATTTTCGCTATGATCTGGGCTCAAATCGCCTGGTCGCGCTTCTGGGGCTGGGATCCGAAAGAAGTTTGGGCGCTTGTGACATTTTTATTCTATGCAGCATATCTGCACTTGCGGCTCGGACGAGGCTGGGCAGGCGAAAAGTCTGCTTGGCTCGCAGTCATCGGGTTTGTCATCATCATGTTCAACTTGGTGGCAGTTAACTTGATCATTGCCGGACTGCATTCATACGCTTGA